The segment TTCTATTTTGGAAATATCTAATAATTGGTCAATTAATTGTTTTAATCGTTTAGAATGGCGATAAACCATTTCTAAATCAGTTTTAATTTCCGGATAATTATTTTTCTGTATTAATTGCTCAACAGGCCCCGCAATTAAAGTTAGGGGTGTTCTGAATTCATGCGAAATATTGGCAAAGAAATTTGATTTAATTTTATCTAATTCTTTTAGTTTTTTTGTTTGGTTTGCAAGTTGAATATTTTGAGTTGTTATTTCATATTTTTGGTCTTCTATCTTTTTGTTTTTTTCAAACAATAATTTGTTGGCTTTTTGTTTTAATTTATAGCCCCTAAATGCTAAAACCAACAGGAAAATGAAAACGATCAAAGAAATTGCAATAATATAAGTAATTGTCTTTTGTTTTTGCATAGCAAATTCTTGCTTTTCTTTTTCAGAATTTAATACGGCAATCTGTTTTTCTTTTTTTTCATTTTGATATTTTGCTTTTAATTCTTCTATCTTTTTTGAGGTATTTTCGCCTATAAGAAGCTCATATACTTCATAAAATTTATGAAAGTATTGATAAGCAGATTTATAATCTTCTTTTCCGGCATAATATTCTGCTAAGTTCCAATAAGAATTTGACAATATATATTTTGAATCAATTTCAGCAGCAATTTTTATTGCAATTTTATAGTTTGATATTCCTTCTGAATATTTTTTTTGTAAAAATTTCACTTCACCTATTCCGACATAAGCCGATGCTTCAATATTTTTATCATCAATATTTTTTAGTTCGATTAGTGCTTTTTTATAATATATCAATGCTTTGTCAAAAATATCCTTGTTCAAAAACATATTGCCAATATTTACATATAAGCCGGCAATTCCTTTAATATCATTCAATTTTCTTTTAATTACTGCAGATTTTAAATAATAATTTTCAGCTTCATCATAATTTTCAATACCTACATAAGCCAAAGCAATATTATTAAACAAATTTGATAATTCATGTTGATAATCATCATTATTATAAAACTTAAGAGCTTCAAGATAATGTTTTAAAGCTTCTTCGAATTTATCCTGTCTTAAATATACACTTCCGATATTTTTAATTATTTGCCCTCTTTTTAATTTAAGTTTTAGTTTTTCAGCTATTTTAAGGGCTTTAAAATATTTATTTGTTGCATTTTCGTATTCCCCTAAAAAAAAATAACAAATACCTGCTTCATTAATGCAATCAACAACTTTTGTACTATTATTTAAATCTGCAAAAGATTTTTCAGCTTTATTATAATATTCAATAGCTTGTTTATGTTTCTTTTCTTTTGAATACTCAACAGCTATTTGAAATAATGTTTCGGCAAACTCCTTATCATTCTTAAGTTCATTTTGCAAAGAATCAATAACAGTATTTTGTGCAAAAACAGATAATGCCGAAAAAAATAAAAAAAGGCAGAAAAAAATAATTTGTTTGATGTTTTTCATCTGTTTATATTAATTATTTTCAAAAATCAGCCGGAACATCCACAACACGCAAGGTTCATGTTATCAATAGATTTTGTATAATAATCATGGTCGTGTGTGTTTAAAATTAATCCCGGATGTTTCATTTAAAACAATTTTACATCGAAAGATAAAATTTTTCTTGTAAAAACACACAACAACAAAGAAATATTTTTTATGCCAAATTTCCAACTTTGTTTTTTGCGTTATGTAATTTATATATGAAGACACTGTAAAAACATTATACCCTATCACCAAAGAGTATATATGGCAACCTCTAATAATTAATTTGCATCAAGATTTTCAGAGTTTATCACAGATGATGTCCGTCAGAATAGAAGCACTATCGGGATAATGCAAGTAAATTTGAAGAAGTATATGATAAACTCTGAAAACCCTCCGGAAATAAATTAATTATTAGAGGTTGCCATATGTCTGAATAATTAGACTTATCCTTTCACTTTAAAATGTGCAACTATTTCATCAGAATTATTTGTCTAATTATTAAAGTTCCGTTACCGATAACAAATTTGCAAAAATAAATACCGTTTCCGGCAAATTCTCCGCTTTCATTATTTCCGTTCCATGATACAGAATAATGTCCTTCATCTTTTTTTTCGTTTAATAAAGTTTTTATTTTCTTACCTGTAATATTATAAACAGCAACTTCAATTTCATTTTTTTCGGGTAAATAAAATTCAAATGTTGTTTTGGAACTAAACGGATTAGGATAATTTTGATATAAATGAAACATGTTTTGTATTGATATCTTTTCAATATCAGAAGAATTTGGAGTAATATTCCAAAGTTCAAGATTATTCAGAACTATATCGGAGGCAACAGCCTGAAAATAATCTGCTTCTTCTTCAGATATACCGCCGTGATAAGGAATCCCAACAGTACTTTCCTGAAAAACAACAGAGTATATAACACAAGCCATCAAATACGAACCTTTTAATGAGGGATGATTCCAGTCGCTCATGTGTAAATAATGAAGCGGATAATTATATTCTTCAAGAACAGCATACCACACCCAACCGACAGGAGCAATTTCAAATCCGATTTCATCGGAATATTGCAATGTATTATTATAAATATGAATTTGCATGTCTTCATAAGTGTCTGTCCAATTTTGATACCACGTCATTCCGTCTTCAAAAGCCCAAGGCATACAAAATACCATTTTAGTAGATTCGCAGTTTGAATATATTTTATCACGTAATGTTATTAGTGCGGGATATACGGGATGGTCA is part of the Bacteroidales bacterium genome and harbors:
- a CDS encoding tetratricopeptide repeat-containing sensor histidine kinase, translated to MKNIKQIIFFCLFLFFSALSVFAQNTVIDSLQNELKNDKEFAETLFQIAVEYSKEKKHKQAIEYYNKAEKSFADLNNSTKVVDCINEAGICYFFLGEYENATNKYFKALKIAEKLKLKLKRGQIIKNIGSVYLRQDKFEEALKHYLEALKFYNNDDYQHELSNLFNNIALAYVGIENYDEAENYYLKSAVIKRKLNDIKGIAGLYVNIGNMFLNKDIFDKALIYYKKALIELKNIDDKNIEASAYVGIGEVKFLQKKYSEGISNYKIAIKIAAEIDSKYILSNSYWNLAEYYAGKEDYKSAYQYFHKFYEVYELLIGENTSKKIEELKAKYQNEKKEKQIAVLNSEKEKQEFAMQKQKTITYIIAISLIVFIFLLVLAFRGYKLKQKANKLLFEKNKKIEDQKYEITTQNIQLANQTKKLKELDKIKSNFFANISHEFRTPLTLIAGPVEQLIQKNNYPEIKTDLEMVYRHSKRLKQLIDQLLDISKIERGALQLKVAKADLTAFTRTLVNTFHSFAEENKIDLQFESEENYLFCLFDKDKIEKIIGNLITNAVKFTPPGGKVIVRLITKDNKACIEVEDT
- a CDS encoding T9SS type A sorting domain-containing protein, which produces MQFLKKTILILSVTLIGLNYNYLSANPKNNQDTVEILLIGSSYFNYNNLQNLVKNLADSSGIKIFIEMHGNNGLYLSDHAVSSSTEAKINERDWDYIVLQGVGSLVAYPDSFTDHPVYPALITLRDKIYSNCESTKMVFCMPWAFEDGMTWYQNWTDTYEDMQIHIYNNTLQYSDEIGFEIAPVGWVWYAVLEEYNYPLHYLHMSDWNHPSLKGSYLMACVIYSVVFQESTVGIPYHGGISEEEADYFQAVASDIVLNNLELWNITPNSSDIEKISIQNMFHLYQNYPNPFSSKTTFEFYLPEKNEIEVAVYNITGKKIKTLLNEKKDEGHYSVSWNGNNESGEFAGNGIYFCKFVIGNGTLIIRQIILMK